Below is a window of Candidatus Binataceae bacterium DNA.
TGCGGTTGATCCGCGCTATATTAGACCGACTTATCGGTGAGGAGAAACAGCTTGGAGAGAATCGCGGTCTTGTCGAGCGGCGGCCTGGATAGCTGCGCGCTGCTCGCGGAAGAAGCCAAAACCTCCGAAGTCTATCCCATCTACGTGCAATGCGGACTGGCGTGGGAGGAGATGGAACGCCGCGCGCTCGAACGCTTCCTGCGAGCATTGAACAACCCGCACGTGCAGCCCGTGACGACGCTGTCGGTGTCAGTCGCAGCGATGTACGGCGCCCATTGGAGCATCTCGGGCGATAGCGTCCCTGGGGCGGAAGAATCGGATAGCGCGGTGTATCTCCCCGGCAGAAACATCCTGCTGCTCGGCCTCGCCGCGATCTGGTGCAGCACACACAACGTATCGCGAATCGCGATCGGATCTCTCGGCGGAAACCCGTTCCCCGACGCCTCGCCGAAGTTCTTCAATGATTTCGCATCCGCGCTGAGCCTCGGGCTGGATCATCCAATCGAGGTGAAGGCCGATTTCCGTAATCTCGCCAAATGGGAGCTTATCAGGCAGTTCCGGCACCTGCCGCTTGAGGCGACGCTCACCTGCATGGCTCCGCGGGGGTTGAAACACTGCGGGCGATGCAACAAGTGCGAGGAGCGTCAGAGCGCTTTCAAAAAGGCCGGGGTGCGGGACCTTACCGAGTACGCCTAGCCGCAGAACGCCGCGCCGGTGGACAAGGAGAGGATCGCCAAGTTCCTGGCCCGCGCCGGCGTCGCGTCGCGCCGCGAGTGTGAACGGCTGATCGCGTCGCGTCGCGTCGCGGTCAACGGCATTCTCGTGACTCATCCCGCGATGCTGGTTGGTGCGGACGACCTCCTCTTGGTGGACGGTAAGCCGATCGCAGCCCTCCAACAATCGAGAATCTGGCGCTATCACAAGCCCGCCGGACTCGTGACCACCGCGCACGACCCGCAAGGACGGCCGACCGTCTTCGCCGCCCTGCCTAAAACCCTGCCCCGAGTAATCTCGGTCGGACGGCTCGACATCAACACCGAGGGGCTTTTGCTCCTGACCAATGACGGCGAACTGGCGCGCTATCTCGAACATCCGGCGCAGTCAATTGCCAGGACCTATCGAGTCCGGGTTCACGGCAACTTCGATCAGGCGTCGATTTCCACGCTCGCGCGAGGCGTCACCGTCGATGGAGTTCGTTACCGTCCGATCGAAACCACGCTCGACAGACGTCAAGGCGGCAATTTCTGGATAACCATGACGCTGCGCGAAGGAAAAAACCGCGAGATCAAAAAGCTGCTCGCGCACTTGGGATTGCAGGTGACGCGCCTCATTCGGACCGGCTACGGCCCGTTCGAGCTCAGAAAGCTGGCGCAAGGCGCGGTTGAAGAAGCGCCGCTCCGGATGCTTCCGATACTGGTACCCGGATATTTTCGCGCGACGAACTCCGATAGAGGCCAATGCGTCGCCGATCCTCACAGCCGGTCTTTAAGGTCCGGTCGGAAAGCTGGTTTGTAAATTTAGTATCGCGCTTGCTAAAGTCGAATCGATTGTGGGCAACCTGAATTAGGGTTCGCACACCTGGCAGGTCGTGCCGCCTTGATGATTGCACAACGCAACGAGCTGATTACTCGCACCGGGCCCGCGACTCCCGCCGGCAAGCTGATGCGGTTTTACTGGCAGCCTGCCGCGCTGGTCGAAGAGCTGCCGGCCGAGCGTCCGGTCAAAGCGATCCAATTGCTTGGCGAGAAGCTCGTGCTATTTCGCGACGAATCGGGGCGCTATGGACTGGTCGATCGTGCTTGCCCGCATCGCGGCGCCGACCTCGCGTTCGGGCGGCTCGAAGACGGAGGACTGCGCTGCTCGTTTCACGGCTGGCTCTTCGACGTGGGGGGAAACTGCCTCGAGACCCCAGCCGAGCCCGAGGGCAGCACGCTCCACACCAAAATCCGGCACAAGTCCTATCCGGTCCGTGAACGCAACGGCATCGTCTTTGCCTACATGGGGCCGGGCGAACCGCCGGCTTTTCCCCACTTTGATTGTTTTATCGCGCCTGAGGCGTACACCTTCGCATTCAAAGGACACGTCGCGTGCAATTGGCTGCAAGCGCTCGAAGTCGGCATCGATCCGGCTCATGCTTCGTTCCTGCACCGCTTCTTCGAAGACCATAGTCCGGCGGGCAACTATGGAATTCAGTTTCGCAGCACGACGGCGGACTCGGCCGTGGCGATGACCAGGATTATGCGCGAGCATCCGCGCCCGCATATCGATACTCAGCGCACGGACTATGGCTTTAGACTCATAACTCTGCGCGCGGTCGATGATTCTCGCACTCACATCCGCGTCACGAACTTGCTATTTCCGAACGCATTTGTGGTGCCGCTCAGCCCCGAGATGACCGTTACGCAGTGGCAGGTGCCCATCGACGACGTAAATAACTACTGGTATGCTATTTTCACCAGTTTCGGCGCGCCGGTTGACAAGCAAGCGATGCGCCGCCATCGCCTCGAGCTCTATACGCTCCCGGAGTACAAACCGCGGCTCAACGCCGCGAACGACTACGGGTTCAACGCTGCGGAACAGAAGCAGCGAACGTACACCGGCATGGGCGACGACATTAACGTGCATGACCAGTGGGCGGTCGAATCGCAGGGTCCGATCCAGGACCGCACCCAGGAGCATCTCGGCGCGTCTGACAAGGCTATCGCGGTCTATCGGCGGATTCTTATCGAAGGGATCGAAGATGTGGCGGCCGGTAAGCGGCCGCTGATGGTCCTGGACGAGGCCGCTGCGCGGCGGATCCGAGGCCCGATCACGCTCGACGGAATCGCGCCGTGCGACGGGTTCGAGGCCTATTGGCGCGAATTCGACACCAGACGCCGGAGAGATTCCGCCTGGGCCGCAGCGCATCCTTTGGAATGACCCAACAACGCGCGATGAGTTTCGTCGAACGTCATGGCTTGTGGACCGACGATCGGTCAAGGGCCGCGAACGAGGTCGAGAAACTGGTCCAATCGCACAAACTCGACCTCGTACGCTTGTCCTTCGCCGACCAGCACGGAGTCCTGCGCGGCAAGACCGTGGTGGCCAACGAACTGCCGCGGATGATGCGCGAGGGGAGCACATTCCCGATGACGCTGCTGGCCAAGGACACCGCGCATCGCACGGTGCCGGCCGTCCTCTCGCTGAGCGGAGCCGGTTTCACCAAACGCGACATGGAGGCGGCGGCCGACGTGGTGATCGTTCCCGATCCGGCAACCTTCCATATCCTGCCGTGGGTCGCCGGCACCGGATGGCTCCTCTGCGACCTATACTTCACCGGCGGCGAGCCGGTTCCGGTTTCCACGCGTTATCTGTACCGGCGCGCGCTGGAGCGGCTGAGCGAGGCCGGTTTCGATTTCGTGGCGGGGCTCGAGATCGAGTTTCACATCTTCAAGCTCGAAAACCCGCGGCTTCAGCTTGACGATGCGGGCCAGCCGGGGCCGCCGCCCGAAGTGAGTCTCCTCACCCAGGGCTATCAGCATCTGACCGAGCTGCGTTACGATCAGCTCGATCCGGCGCTCGAAATTCTGCGCCGGAACATCATGGGCCTGGGCCTTCCTCTGCGCACGCTGGAAGTCGAATACGGACCGAGCCAGTGCGAGTTCACGTTCCAGCCGCGCCACGGACTCGAGCCGGCCGATATGATGATGCTGGCGCGCAGCGCAATCAAGCAGGTCTGTCGCCGCCACGGCTATCTTGCGAGCTTCATGTGCCGGCCGCGAATTCCGAACGTTTTCTCGAGCGGTTGGCATCTGCATCAATCGTTGCGCGACAAACGCACCGGCGACAGCGCTTTCGTCCCGGCTGCCGGCGCCGTGCTGTCGCCGTTGGCGCAGCAGTATCTGGCCGGATTGCTCGAACATGCGCAGGGCGCAGCCGCCTTGGCGACGCCGACCATCAACGGCTACCGACGTTATGGGCGGCATCCGCTCGCTCCCGACCGCGCGGTTTGGGGCCACGACCATCGCAACGTGATGGTCCGCGTGCTGGGCGGGCCCGGCGATTCGGCAACACGGCTGGAGAATCGCGTGGGCGAGCCGGCCGCGAATCCGTACCTATACATGGCCTCGCAGATTTTCTCGGGACTCGACGGGATTGAGCGCCAACTCGATCCGGGACCGCCGAGCGACACGCCCTATGAAGCGGCGGCGCCACGGCTGCCGCACTCGCTCGGCGAAGCCATCGCAGCGCTCCGCAAAGATACTTGCCTGCGCGCGGGCCTGGGCAGCACGTTCGTCGATTACTATTCGCTGATCAAGGAAGCCGAGATCGCGCGTTTCGAACTGGAAGTCACTGAATGGGAGCAGCGCGAGTACTTCGAGATTTTCTGAGCGCGCCGTCAACGTTTCACGCGGCGACCGCGATCGTTTCCACTTCGATCAGAAACTGCTCGCCGACCAGTCGATCGACCATAAGCAAAGTGTTGGGCGGGTACTGGCCGCCCGGATAGATCCGGGCAAAAAGCTCCTTGCGAACCGCCATGAACGCTTCGATATCCTGCGAGTGCACGAGATAGGTGGTAAACCTGGTCACGCTGGCGAAGTTCAGTCCTTCACTTTCGAGCGCCCGTTTCAGATTCTCGAACACCTGGCGCATCTGAGCCGCGAAATCGCCTTTGCCGATCAGGTCTCCGGCTTCGTTGACCGCGAGCTGGCCGGCTATGAATACTATTTCGGACGCGCGCGCCCGGGAGATGTGACTATACGCTCCGAGCGGCTTCGCCAGACCCGACGGATTACTATATCTTATCGTCATGTCTGCCACCTCGTTCCCTTTGCAGGTTGTCCGAGCCCTCGCCAATTGCAGGAACCGGCGGTTCATCGCACCGG
It encodes the following:
- a CDS encoding RidA family protein; this translates as MTIRYSNPSGLAKPLGAYSHISRARASEIVFIAGQLAVNEAGDLIGKGDFAAQMRQVFENLKRALESEGLNFASVTRFTTYLVHSQDIEAFMAVRKELFARIYPGGQYPPNTLLMVDRLVGEQFLIEVETIAVAA
- a CDS encoding 7-cyano-7-deazaguanine synthase, coding for MERIAVLSSGGLDSCALLAEEAKTSEVYPIYVQCGLAWEEMERRALERFLRALNNPHVQPVTTLSVSVAAMYGAHWSISGDSVPGAEESDSAVYLPGRNILLLGLAAIWCSTHNVSRIAIGSLGGNPFPDASPKFFNDFASALSLGLDHPIEVKADFRNLAKWELIRQFRHLPLEATLTCMAPRGLKHCGRCNKCEERQSAFKKAGVRDLTEYA
- a CDS encoding pseudouridine synthase; the protein is MDKERIAKFLARAGVASRRECERLIASRRVAVNGILVTHPAMLVGADDLLLVDGKPIAALQQSRIWRYHKPAGLVTTAHDPQGRPTVFAALPKTLPRVISVGRLDINTEGLLLLTNDGELARYLEHPAQSIARTYRVRVHGNFDQASISTLARGVTVDGVRYRPIETTLDRRQGGNFWITMTLREGKNREIKKLLAHLGLQVTRLIRTGYGPFELRKLAQGAVEEAPLRMLPILVPGYFRATNSDRGQCVADPHSRSLRSGRKAGL
- a CDS encoding glutamine synthetase family protein, translating into MSFVERHGLWTDDRSRAANEVEKLVQSHKLDLVRLSFADQHGVLRGKTVVANELPRMMREGSTFPMTLLAKDTAHRTVPAVLSLSGAGFTKRDMEAAADVVIVPDPATFHILPWVAGTGWLLCDLYFTGGEPVPVSTRYLYRRALERLSEAGFDFVAGLEIEFHIFKLENPRLQLDDAGQPGPPPEVSLLTQGYQHLTELRYDQLDPALEILRRNIMGLGLPLRTLEVEYGPSQCEFTFQPRHGLEPADMMMLARSAIKQVCRRHGYLASFMCRPRIPNVFSSGWHLHQSLRDKRTGDSAFVPAAGAVLSPLAQQYLAGLLEHAQGAAALATPTINGYRRYGRHPLAPDRAVWGHDHRNVMVRVLGGPGDSATRLENRVGEPAANPYLYMASQIFSGLDGIERQLDPGPPSDTPYEAAAPRLPHSLGEAIAALRKDTCLRAGLGSTFVDYYSLIKEAEIARFELEVTEWEQREYFEIF
- a CDS encoding Rieske 2Fe-2S domain-containing protein, yielding MIAQRNELITRTGPATPAGKLMRFYWQPAALVEELPAERPVKAIQLLGEKLVLFRDESGRYGLVDRACPHRGADLAFGRLEDGGLRCSFHGWLFDVGGNCLETPAEPEGSTLHTKIRHKSYPVRERNGIVFAYMGPGEPPAFPHFDCFIAPEAYTFAFKGHVACNWLQALEVGIDPAHASFLHRFFEDHSPAGNYGIQFRSTTADSAVAMTRIMREHPRPHIDTQRTDYGFRLITLRAVDDSRTHIRVTNLLFPNAFVVPLSPEMTVTQWQVPIDDVNNYWYAIFTSFGAPVDKQAMRRHRLELYTLPEYKPRLNAANDYGFNAAEQKQRTYTGMGDDINVHDQWAVESQGPIQDRTQEHLGASDKAIAVYRRILIEGIEDVAAGKRPLMVLDEAAARRIRGPITLDGIAPCDGFEAYWREFDTRRRRDSAWAAAHPLE